In a single window of the Novosphingobium sp. IK01 genome:
- a CDS encoding flagellin, with the protein MAVINTNVSAIKATNASNSASRMAQTAMERLSTGKRINSAKDDAAGLAIATTMTAQITGMSQGVRNANDGISMAQTAEGALSEVTNMLQRVRELAVQSKSDTYQQSDRDAMQSEVANLTNQISDVLNNTKFNGNNVFAVAGGTAATDGSDDLTKSIQTGAETGDTVNIVSKAFSGVNLFGGTLTAYDSTSTSQALDVTDTTKASTTMDNVDAALKEVNATRATLGAGQNRLESVVNNLNDNITNLSDARSRIQDTDYSAETTQMAKAQILAQASTAMIAQANQSQQNVLTLLR; encoded by the coding sequence ATGGCGGTTATCAACACCAATGTCAGCGCCATCAAGGCGACCAATGCATCGAACTCGGCCAGCCGCATGGCCCAGACCGCGATGGAACGTCTGTCGACCGGCAAGCGCATCAACAGCGCCAAGGACGACGCGGCGGGCCTCGCGATCGCCACGACCATGACCGCGCAGATCACCGGCATGAGCCAGGGCGTGCGCAATGCCAACGACGGCATCTCGATGGCCCAGACGGCCGAAGGCGCGCTGAGCGAAGTGACCAACATGCTCCAGCGCGTGCGCGAGCTGGCGGTCCAGTCGAAGTCGGACACCTACCAGCAGTCGGACCGCGACGCGATGCAGTCGGAAGTGGCCAACCTCACCAACCAGATTTCCGACGTGCTCAACAACACCAAGTTCAACGGCAACAACGTGTTCGCCGTGGCTGGTGGCACGGCGGCGACCGACGGCAGCGACGACCTCACCAAGTCGATCCAGACCGGCGCGGAAACCGGCGACACGGTCAACATCGTCAGCAAGGCGTTCAGCGGCGTCAACCTGTTCGGCGGCACGCTGACCGCCTATGACTCGACCTCCACGTCCCAGGCGCTCGACGTGACCGACACGACCAAGGCCTCGACCACGATGGACAATGTCGATGCCGCGCTCAAGGAAGTGAACGCCACCCGCGCCACGCTGGGCGCCGGCCAGAACCGTCTCGAATCGGTGGTGAACAACCTCAACGACAACATCACCAACCTCTCGGACGCGCGCAGCCGTATCCAGGATACCGACTACTCGGCCGAAACCACCCAGATGGCCAAGGCCCAGATCCTGGCCCAGGCTTCGACCGCGATGATCGCCCAGGCCAACCAGAGCCAGCAGAACGTGCTGACCCTGCTGCGCTGA